A single genomic interval of Pseudomonadota bacterium harbors:
- a CDS encoding phage tail tube protein, giving the protein MTDRLVAIAINSTSDYGVTTIGTDIAGTYYKFRGSADTDGVNRTPISEENMDTMAPGEIDGGGYAVTGNIDGTLRTDPGTLNLISCFMGVQASGTTAGTYYMTNIPLTTCTLLVYDEQANDNAGVATYYTGVGMTSMEISCKVEDYAKLKFAWIGRRAITVHGALSAAPTEPTWTSFPMSVYYNAVLTFGGTVLQTKGITVKAERKYAQDYRFLGSQFLQGLYINGMSNLSGTMDIGAGEWDLVSQIINGSSIGGALDSGHTEFDGSLANTMASGELKLKFYRPAGSGATNGLLLTVTIAKCVVTDFNRSVQNRNMWEKTVNWKAALPTSADFSITVAAVT; this is encoded by the coding sequence ATGACAGATAGATTGGTTGCAATTGCAATAAATTCTACTTCTGATTATGGAGTAACCACCATCGGAACTGATATCGCCGGAACTTATTATAAGTTCAGGGGTAGTGCTGATACTGATGGGGTGAACAGGACTCCTATATCAGAAGAGAACATGGATACTATGGCACCGGGTGAAATAGACGGTGGTGGATATGCTGTTACCGGTAATATTGATGGAACACTTAGGACTGATCCTGGGACTCTTAATCTGATTAGTTGTTTCATGGGGGTTCAAGCTAGTGGAACAACCGCCGGTACTTATTATATGACGAATATCCCGCTTACCACATGCACGTTGCTTGTGTATGATGAGCAGGCAAATGATAATGCCGGGGTTGCCACATATTATACCGGTGTCGGGATGACGTCCATGGAAATAAGCTGTAAGGTAGAAGATTACGCCAAGCTTAAGTTTGCATGGATTGGAAGACGGGCTATAACAGTTCATGGGGCATTATCGGCTGCACCAACGGAACCAACCTGGACAAGTTTTCCGATGTCAGTATATTATAATGCAGTGTTGACATTTGGAGGAACTGTCTTACAGACCAAAGGAATTACTGTTAAGGCTGAGAGAAAATATGCTCAGGATTACAGGTTCTTGGGGTCACAGTTTTTGCAGGGCTTGTATATTAACGGTATGAGCAACCTTTCAGGAACTATGGATATTGGAGCTGGTGAATGGGATCTCGTAAGTCAGATCATTAATGGGTCCTCAATTGGCGGTGCTCTCGATTCAGGTCATACGGAGTTTGATGGTAGTCTGGCAAACACGATGGCCTCTGGAGAATTGAAGTTGAAGTTCTATAGGCCGGCTGGTAGCGGTGCGACAAATGGACTGCTTTTGACTGTTACGATAGCTAAATGTGTTGTTACTGATTTTAACCGGAGTGTCCAGAACCGGAATATGTGGGAAAAGACCGTGAATTGGAAAGCTGCACTACCTACAAGTGCTGATTTCAGTATTACTGTGGCAGCAGTAACATAA
- a CDS encoding DUF2341 domain-containing protein: protein MVYDDWLYNKSHVITSASTLTDYQVKLTVYYGSGTDSGSSVYLNSHCNVDFSDIRFTNSSGAALPYWIESYTSGVSAVVWVKIDSITTSTTIYVYYGNGSAVSESNGDSVFEFFDDFEGSTLSKWTGDTTYGTISNGILSYMYNTTSETWKYIFSNVTLSTSTTPYAIRTRCSIVASTPWALYQMCGFQLSDTIGTGRAILTSIGSYPLTVLTESQGFGAANIYTTGYKIFEIQYNPSVNTKFYVDGSLVVTHTCNSPANTKVSIGSCNGGTHTNDWIVVRKYAATEPTHSTWGTETFNIDVYIASETIALTDIPCGEVDTGSAFEIITISDTATRLLHTRILHEIITVSDSIINPIIYLAQEVIELIDTTIRGYVVTELIKVFNGNDMDRAAVDEYGGSCGKRLDEYGNLIGGKIKATGQMIVRALHYRTNTNCQVIEDVAICSELIKVSSNGDEQE, encoded by the coding sequence ATGGTGTATGATGATTGGTTATACAATAAAAGTCACGTTATAACATCAGCAAGCACTTTAACTGATTATCAAGTTAAATTAACAGTTTACTATGGTAGTGGAACCGATAGCGGATCATCTGTTTATCTTAATTCTCATTGTAATGTAGATTTTAGTGATATTAGATTTACAAATAGTTCAGGCGCAGCACTTCCCTATTGGATTGAAAGTTATACAAGTGGTGTTAGTGCAGTTGTTTGGGTAAAGATTGATTCAATTACTACGTCTACTACGATTTATGTTTATTATGGAAATGGTAGTGCGGTAAGTGAGAGTAATGGAGATAGTGTTTTTGAATTCTTTGATGATTTTGAAGGGTCAACATTATCTAAATGGACCGGCGATACTACATATGGAACCATTTCAAATGGTATCCTATCTTACATGTATAATACCACGTCAGAAACGTGGAAATATATATTTTCAAATGTTACATTATCCACATCTACTACCCCCTACGCCATTAGAACCCGATGCTCTATAGTTGCGTCAACACCATGGGCTTTATATCAAATGTGTGGATTTCAATTATCAGACACAATAGGAACTGGGCGAGCAATATTAACATCAATTGGATCATATCCACTTACTGTTTTAACAGAATCTCAAGGATTTGGGGCTGCAAATATATATACGACAGGTTACAAGATATTTGAAATTCAATACAATCCAAGTGTAAATACTAAATTTTATGTAGATGGTTCATTAGTTGTAACTCATACATGCAATTCACCGGCAAATACCAAAGTTAGTATAGGATCATGTAATGGTGGAACACATACCAACGATTGGATCGTAGTAAGGAAATATGCGGCAACAGAACCCACTCATTCAACTTGGGGAACTGAAACCTTTAACATTGATGTGTACATTGCATCGGAGACTATTGCATTGACGGATATTCCATGTGGCGAAGTTGATACCGGATCTGCGTTTGAAATCATTACGATATCAGACACAGCAACGAGATTACTCCACACAAGAATACTACACGAAATAATTACTGTGTCTGATTCCATAATCAATCCGATTATATACCTTGCACAGGAAGTAATTGAATTGATCGACACCACAATACGAGGATATGTCGTAACTGAACTAATCAAGGTGTTTAACGGCAATGACATGGATAGAGCAGCAGTTGATGAGTATGGCGGGAGCTGTGGTAAGCGACTGGATGAATATGGGAATTTGATTGGTGGTAAGATAAAGGCAACCGGACAGATGATTGTAAGAGCACTGCACTACAGGACAAATACCAATTGCCAGGTTATAGAAGATGTGGCTATATGTAGTGAATTAATCAAGGTGTCAAGTAATGGAGACGAGCAGGAATAA